The stretch of DNA GGTCGGCATGGAATAATACTGTATTGTGCTAGCCGGGGGAAACTCTGAAAAACTCAAGTGGTAATGAAGTCATCGACTAAGAAGGACGAGGAAAACTAGGAGGACTCATACTAGGCATATGAGGAGGAATTTGATCACTCGTAGATAACAAAGTATTTTCTTCTTCTTAGATTATTTCGGTTATTTACCCTTAGAATCCATCTATGCAATTTAAGTaaaacaaatataattaaaaaaaattagtatttaATAATTTAAAGTAATTCTTTTGCATATTAGGAGGAGGACTCATTGCTTTCTTCATATTGATCATATTCATTTTCATCATAGCGTTTTTCATTTTCATCATATAATTCTTCATCCTTGGTTGCTTCAAATTCATTACTTGAATGTCCATCCTCGTTTACCATGGATGTTCCTTCTTCATACTCACTTTGATTTGATCTAAGGACTGAAGGCTCGAATTCTTCATAAAGACCTTCATTATCCTGCAATTCACCTGCTAGTTCGTCATCCACCATTGTTTTCACACTTGAAATGTCATTCTGGTACGCTACATCTAATGCATCCTCGACTTCAACTCGACCCACAGGCTTTGTTTTTATCACTACCCGCCATGAAACCTTCTTTTTGCATAAAGGATAAGGTGTGTAATACACCTATATCATATTTTGTGCTATGATAAATGGGTCATAGAGTCTATACCTCGCCATGTGCTTTATTTCAACTATTTTATACATAGGATGCACCTTTGTACCTCTAGTAGGTGTTGGATCATACCATTTATACTGAAAGAATACTAACATTTTATTTGGCCAACCAACAGTATACTCGAGTTATAATAACTCTTGaagcacaccataataatcaGCATCACTATCACCTTTCACACACACACCACTATTATTAGTTTTTTTGCCCTTGGATCATTCTTTTGTATGAAACTTGTACCCATTGACGAAGTACTTAGACATCACTTTGACCTTAGGGCTAAGTCCCCAAGAAATATCACGCAAAAATAGATCATTTACGCCATTATCTGGATTATAAACCTAGAGTGAACCCAATAACAGGTAATTAGAATTTAAAACATACATTCAAACGATAATAATTTGCATTGAAAGAAACTTCGCTAATACTTACAAAGTATTTAAACCATTCTGCAAACCTAGGATAAATATGATCATGCCCATATGTACCCACAAACTAATTGTCCGACAAATTTGAAACTTTTATTAGTTAAAATGATTGATAATTAATCTTGAATGTAAGTAGACAATATAAATGTACACTTACGTATAATAAGGTTGTACCTCAGTACAATTTAGTAGAAAATGTGTTGTAGCTGACTTTAGCTCCATCTCGGTCAAAAATCGTGTTTGACTACATTGTGGACCGCCTTTTCCAGGTTTGATTGAATATGGAAAAAGGTGGTGCCAATGGATCGGTATTGACACTATCATCATGTTGATCAGATATATTTCTTAAACATGGAACATCATGTTCAAAATAATATGAATAGAAATAAGAAGCTTCTCTAGCCAGATATGCCTCACATATTGATCCCTCAATCCTTGATCTATTTTTCACGGTCCTCTTACATTTGCCAATCATGCAGCATAGCACGATTTTAAgatgaaataatatttaactaaAACACGTAAGGATAATTAATTAAAGATAATTACCTCTcgaagggatacatccatctacaATGAGCTGGACCTCCTATCTGTGCCTCTTGCACAAGCTGAATTGGAAGATGTTCCTTGACATCGAAAAAACCAAGCGGAAAACTTATCTCCAACATGTTCAAAGTTAAGTGAATATTAATGTCCATGTAAGCTAGGTTCTCCACCATCAATGTGCTAGAGCATAACTCCTTGAAAAATAAGCATATCTCTGTGAATGGCTTTCATAATCTATCACGCAAAGCATTGAATGCAATAGGCATCAAAGGTTCCATGAAAATTTGACAATCATGGTTTTTCATAGACGTCAATTTCCCTTATTTCATGTCAACACACCTAGATAAGTTTGTCTCATATCCATCAGGTATCCTCACATTATTAACCAAATCACAAATCTCTATTCTCTCATCCAAAGTGAATATGTAACTAGTTTTAGGCTTCTGAATCTTGTTGTTCAAGTATGTCAAGTACAAGTCACTTCGCCTACAATATTCTTTCAAATTCATCATGGCCTTCAAGTTATCTTTTGTCTTGTTTCTTACATCCATCACCTTATTAAGAAAGTTATCAAAAACTTTCTTCTcgatatgcatgacatcaagattaTGCCGAAGAAAATTATGCTTTTAATAAGGTAAAttccaaaatatactctgttttgTCCAGTTGTGTGTTACACCATACCCTGGTATCTTATGAGGCAATTGATACTCTGTTACCTTAGGTATATTCCTAACTCTGTTCCAAATTTCTTCAGGCGACAAGACATGTGGTGGCTCCTCCTAATTAGTTTTGTTCTTCATAGATGCACTAGTATTTCTCCTAAACTCATAATCCATTGGCAAGAAGCGGCGATGTTAATTAAACCATATGTTCTTGCttccatgtttcaaagtgaatgcCTTTGTGGCTTCTATACAAGTCGGGCAAGCTAACTTTACGGCATTTGACCAACCGGACATCATTCCATAagcaaataaattatttatagTCCACATCAAAGCAGCACGGAGTCTGAAATTTTGGTTAGTTGATACATCATATGTTTCCACACCTTGATGCCGCAATAACTTCAACTCATCATATGGAACAATACAAGTTAGAAACAAATAATGACTTGTCATACACAATTCAAGCGGTAGATTACACGGCATAACAAACATTGGACAACATGAATATGGTACAGCAGACACTGCAAATAGAGTGAATCCATCAGCACATAATCCCAACCTAATATTAATCGGTTCATTGGCAAAGTCTAGGAACACCCCCATCAAAATGCTTCCATGCTTCTCCATCTGACGGATGGCATAGCACACCATCTAGCCTTCTATGTtcatagtgccatctcatatgtgGAGAGGGACTCATTGATGCATACAACATCTTTAACCTTGGTATAAGGGGTAAGTAGTGCATCGCCTTCACTGGAACCTTCTTCTGTTTAGCATTTGTGACTTCTTTATAATGAGGCTGGTTACAAAATTTGCAATTTTCTAAAGCTTCATCATCCTTATAGAATAACATGCAACCTTTCTCACAATAATCAATCCTCTCCGATGAAAGACCCAACTTGGAAACCAATTTCTTTGTCGTGTAAAAACCTTTGGGCTAATTTTTGTCGTATTAAGTTCATTCATAAGGCCAATAATAGAATTTATGCCCGCTTGAGAAAtagaattatccaatttaatacttagtaatctaactgcaacagacaactTGGAATGTGTTGCGCCTTTATAAAGCGAACatctagcttcctctaactgctTGAAGAAGCTCTTAGCCTCACCATTTGGTTCGGATTAAGCCCCAGGGAATATTTCAAAAGCATCCCTCATCATTTCATTAAATCAAGAATTCTCAACATTAATATTTTCCGCTATGGGACTACCTTCTTCACCACCAAAAGAGTTCTGAAAATCAACATCATCTACACTAGCATGACTCTCCCCATGAACAGTCCACACATCATAGTTTACCATAAACCCATTCTATACAAATGAACACTCACAAAATTGGGACTTAATAACTTAACACACCTCTAGCGCCCCTTCTCTCTCAAATTAGGCTAAAATTCCCCTAAATTATAACGTCGTAAATGGCCATAGCTCCTACACCCGGTGGTGGAAAGCCACTAGACCAAGCTATAAAAAACGTGACAATCTACCTTCTTCCAAAAATCCATTCCCAATCGTTATAGAACTCAAAAATGGCATTGGTGTTGGTGAAATAAAAAATCACCTGGGGCACAAAAATTCATCTACAACGAATTCTAGTTAAAATCGTGTAATCCCAATTGCAAAATCATCTTCACAAAAAACATCAAAAGCTACAGAAGATATTTTGGACCACTCCACCATGGAATTGGAACACGCATCTGGTGACCTAAGGTCGGAGGAATATGGAAATTCAACCATGCAAACTCAATGTTTATCTATGTGTCTTGTTGAGGAGAACATCACCACCTCATATGGGTAGGGACTCAATCCATATGTGTCAAGTTTGCAACAGATGGATACAGCTGAACTTAGCACTCCAAATGCTCGACAAAATGACACCAACAGTTTTAACCAAATTCAGACTGTCACAAGAAGTGTCTATGTACTAAGGCACCAAGAGGAACAATTGGCCAAAGCTTAAAAATAAGTCAACCAGGAAACTCAACCCACTAATTTCTCCAAAATTCTTGTGGCACTCCAAATGATCAAAATTAATGAAAGACTCCCTATTGTCATGGAAGTAGAGCAAGAGAATGCCACATACTTAGACAATTCAGTTGCAGTAGGAGTACATGTTATCACACAACAACTTGAGTCCACAACTTTAAACCAAAGTGCATAGACCAGACACAATCAGCATGGAAAATCTCATATATGTCCACAACAATTGAAAGACAAAGGCACTCAAGCTACCCTCCTAATTCAGGCAAAATTCAATAACCAAACAGCCATCAACAAAAATACCCTATCAAAGATTTCATCCAACTTTGACAAACCTACCTACACACCAACAATCTACACTTAATCAAACTTTGAATAATGTCATCATTGGTAACCAACCTAAGGATATTAATACCAAACCAAAACAGCCACCTAACAGTCCTGCACAACCTCTACCCACAGTAAAATACTCATATGTTACCAACTTAAGAGCCATGCATGAAGGTGAATTAGAACCGATCGAACTCACACCACCCAAATTCACCACATAGCAAGGCTAGCCAGCAGTTATTTTTTACATACATGACTACATGGTAAAACTAGCAGCCCTATGTAGGTTCACAGTGGTTGGgaaattttctaaaacaatacCAAGAATGGAGATCATTAGAAGAAGTTTTGTGGCACAAACGGAGCTAAAAGGAGGGGTCAAGATAGCACATTTCAATGCTAAAATAATCTACAAAGACTTGGTCAATGAGTATGATCATGTCATAGTATGTACTAGACAGTTCATGTACATACAAGGACAAATGATGAAACTGGAAGCATGGACTCCTACATTCAATCCCAATAAAGATTTACCAATTGTCCCTTCATGGGTGGTGGTGTCAGAACTATCTTGGCACTTCTAGCATATGGAGCTATTTACAACTTTACTATCTCCAGTAGGAAAGGCTCTTCACATGGACTTGGCTTCTTTTTAAAAAACCAGAGGAAGTGTGGCTAAGATTGAGATGCAAATTGACTTAACAAAGCCAAGACCCCATCATGTCTGGTTGGGATTTGATGAAGATGACAATGGTGATGGGAGGTGGCTTGAAGTACAATATTAGAATGTCACTGAGTACTGCCTCTACTACAAATATCTAGATCACAAATCACATGATTTGTCTATCAGGATGAAAGATgaggaaaataagaagaaaaaaataccAGAACGCAGTTGAAGGCCACTGGGAAAATCAACAAAACCGACCATCAACTCAAAATCAAGTCATTCAGAAGGAGAACCAATGCTAATCACCAACACCATTTAGTAAAACCATATAAACAAGGAGGGCCAACCACCAGTCATATTAAGGAAACAAAAACTCATGAAAACCTACAAGGAAAGGAACAACAATAGTCTATCACAATCAATAAAAATGATGGATGGCAAACACAGAGGAAAAGTTAATTCAAAgggaaaaataataaaaaagtagCACCAAACTTTCATACCAAAGCAAGCTACATGATCACAAAAAGTTAGTGAAAACTCACAAGTTGAAACACAAGCTGATACACAAGCTCAATTAAGCAGATAGACACAACAGCAAAGGAAAGAAACAGCCACAATGCAAAAATAATCCCATGTTAGTGCTCCTACAGCTACACAAGAGTGGAGTCCTCATCCTACATTGGCTTCTACTACTGAAATGGAAGGAGTAAAAAGAAATTGTCAGGAAGAACCTAGCTCTGCTGGGAGGAGGGATCCCAAAGGAGGTTGGGTTCCTCATGTTCTACATGAGAGTGCTCAGGCACATAATCTAAACCAGCACATGCTGGACCATTCCATTACTGAAACCTCCAATCACCCTCCAGACACTCAGTCAGGGGAGGATACCAATCTGGATATCCCTAGTTATGATAAAGATCAGTCAGTTATCATTAAACAACTTCTAAAGGCAAAGCAAAGGTTGTTTCTAACTTATCCATTAAGATACCATAACCAAAATATAATCCAAGCTAGAATAAAAAAAGAGCAATGAGAAGAATACAGACCCATCTAATCAGAAGATGAACCTGTGGAACCTAGGGATTGGTCGGAAGAAGATAATGATCACAATGATCAGCTTTGTGAACTTCTCATTGAAGCTGTAAATGGATCATCTGATAAACAGGAACTCATCATGACACAAAACCTATCACCTAGGATGAGACCATCACCAAGAGTTACCAGAAGTAGAACAACTGTAGCCACCAATATACCACCAAAATCCACAATCCCGTCAAAACCTCAATGATTAGTACACTTATATGGAATGCAAGAGGTATTATGACCTCAGGCGTTATTGAAAGACTCAGAATCCTAAAGCAACTTCACCAACTATCCCTTATTGCTATCCTTGAACCCTTCTTGGATAACACTTACATCAACTACTTTAGACTTCAGCTCTCTATGCACCAAGCAGCTTCCAATGTCAATGATAAAATTTGGGTATTGTGGGATAaagacttcactgctaaggttctAGATTCTGATGAACAATAGATATCTATGGAGATGAAGCATATGGAGGATGGAAATATTTTTAACCTCACATTAATCTATGTCAAATGCAAACCAGTAATGAGGAGACCCTTATGGGATGTCCTGAGACATAAATCTTCTATATACACCATCCCTTAGTGTGTTATAGGAGATTTCAATGTTATAGCATCTGTTGAGGAAAGAATTAGGGGTATTCCTTATCAGATGAGTAAAATCTTGGATGTCTTTAGCATGATTGAAGATAGTGGTCTGGTGGATCTTGGCTACTATGGTCACAAATACAAATGGTCAAATGGCAGGGGGGGCAGGCCAAATTCTATTGTCTGAAAGAGACTAGATAGGGGTCTAGTGAATGACCAATGGTTGACTTCCTTCCCCACCACTATTGTTTCTCATCTAGCCCCAGCATGTTCTAATCATAACCCTCTCCTAATGGAGATCAATGTTAGTAAGAAATGGGCAAGAGATACTTCAAATTCCTTAACTGCTCGGTGGAGAGTGAGAAATGTTTGCCACTAGTGGAGGAGGTATGGAACAGAGAAGTCACAGGCAACCTTGTGTGGGTCTTCCATCAGAAACTCAAATCACTTAGCAAAGCTTTAAGTATATGGTCCAGACAGAAATATGGAGACATCTTTCAGAAAGCCAAACTATTTGAACAGCAAGTCAAAGACGCAGAGGAGGCATGGGCACAGAGTAATTCTGAAAATGACAGAATTACACTCTAGGAACTCAAAGCTCAATATCTCAAGTACATGAAACTTGAAGAGTCAATCTTCAAGCAGAAAACTCAATTACGTTCAAAGATGGGGATGCAAATTACAGATACTTTCGCAGATACTTTTACATTCTAATAAGGGGtagaataatatttttatacattcacAAGATCAAGGATGAATAAGAAAATTGGGTACAGGGTGATGAGGCTATAGGCCAAGCAGCCTGTGACTATTTTCAAGAACTCTTTTCGGATCCAGGAGGTACTATCAGAGAAGATATACTCTCATGCATCCTAACCATGATCACCCCTGAAGAAAACAATGCCCTTTCCACATATCCCACAATGAATGAACTAAAAGAAGTGGCCTTCTCCATGAGTCCTACGAGTGTTGCAGGCCCTGATGGTATGAATGGTAAATTTTACCAAGCTTGTACAGAGATTATCAAGTTTGATTTGATGAAGGTTGTATTGACTTTCTTTGAAGGAAGCACCATGCCCAGATATATGACAAGTGTTTGTCTTGTCCTACTTCCAATATTGAAATTTCCCAACTCCCTTACACAGTTTAGACCAATCAACCTCAGTAATTTCATCAACAAGATTATCTCCAAGATCATTAGTACAAGATTGGCTCCAATTCTTCCCAGAATCATCTCAGGAAATCAGATAGGCTTTGTTAGAGGGAGAAACATTTCTGAAAACATCATGCTTGCACAGGAAATTATCCATGGCATCAAAAAGCCCAACATAAGCACCAATGTTGTTATTAAATTAAACATGTCCAAAGCCTATGATAGAGTATCATGGAGCTTCACATGTATCATGCTGAGAAGAATGGGATTCTGTGAAAGAATAATTGACATGATCTGGAGAACTTTGCCCAACAATTGGTACTCAGTCATCATTAATGACACCGGGTGTAGCTTCTTTCAATCTACTATGGGCCTAAAACAAGGAGACCCACCAGCTCACTCCTTGTTCATTATTGGAACTGAATTACTTTTCAGGATGCTCAATAACCTGAACCATGATCAATTCTTTAATGACTTTTATATGCAAAGGAGAGGACCACAGATTAATCACCTAAGTTTTGCTGATGACATTATCATATCTACTTCTGGAGGCAGAGTATCACTTTAAAAAATCATGAAGATCTTAAGCAGCTATGAAAAAAGTTCTGGGAAAAAAATCAACAAGGATAAGGGTTATTTCGGACTTCACCTGGAGCTTTTCAGTCTACTATCAGAAGGATTAGAGCAGAAACAGGTTTCTCAAAGAGGAAATCTCCTCTAACTTACCTAGGATATCCTTTGTATATAGGTAGGAAGAGGATCATTCACTACAATAATCTCATACCTAAGATTATAGGTAAAATCAAAGCCTGACATGGAAAAATGCTATCCTATAGTGGCAGGGCTACCTTGATAAAACATGTACTGCAATCAATACCAATACACCTCTTGTCTACAGTGTCTCCTCCAAAAACTGTTATGAAGCAGATTGATAAATTGGTAGCAAATTTCTTCCAAGGTCTGGAAAAGGACAAATTGAAGTATCATTGGGCCTCTTGGCAGAAACTGGCCTATACAATGATGAAGGGTGGTCTGGGATTCAGAACAATTGAGGATGTCTACAAATCAATGGAGATCAAATAATGGTTGCACCTCAGGACCTCTCAGTCTCTATGGAGAAATTTCCTTATAGCCAAATACTGTCAAAGGTCCAATcccatatccaaaaaatgggatTCTAGCCAGTCAAAAGTATGGAAAAGGATGATGATTAACAAAAAGGAGGTTGAGCAAGCAATTTAATAGAAACTTCATTCAAGAAACTGTCTGTTCTTGTGGGATAATTGGTTAGGAACATGGCGTTTAGTTGATCGTAGAATTGGTGGAGGCAGGCCTGCCAATACTCCTGTTTCCTATTTCTGGAGGGATGATCAATGGGATCTTCAGAAACTAAATGAAACTGCCCCGTATCACAATATCCAAGATATCAATCAAACCCATATTCAGTACCAACCTCATACCTTAGATGAAGCCATTTGGACACCAACTGTTAATGGAAAATTCACTTGTGCATCTCCTTGGTAACTTATCAGAAA from Nicotiana tomentosiformis chromosome 11, ASM39032v3, whole genome shotgun sequence encodes:
- the LOC138901752 gene encoding uncharacterized protein: MGKRYFKFLNCSVESEKCLPLVEEVWNREVTGNLVWVFHQKLKSLSKALSIWSRQKYGDIFQKAKLFEQQVKDAEEAWAQRGTIREDILSCILTMITPEENNALSTYPTMNELKEVAFSMSPTSVAGPDGMNGKFYQACTEIIKFDLMKVVLTFFEGSTMPRYMTSVCLVLLPILKFPNSLTQFRPINLSNFINKIISKIISTRLAPILPRIISGNQIGFVRGRNISENIMLAQEIIHGIKKPNISTNVVIKLNMSKAYDRVSWSFTCIMLRRMGFCERIIDMIWRTLPNNWMLNNLNHDQFFNDFYMQRRGPQINHLSFADDIIISTSGGRSTIRRIRAETGFSKRKSPLTYLGYPLYIGRKRIIHYNNLIPKIIVSPPKTVMKQIDKLVANFFQGLEKDKLKYHWASWQKLAYTMMKGGLGFRTIEDVYKSMEIK